The region ACAGGTCAGCGTTCATTTTACCGGGCTGCTGTTTCCCTGACATCAAGCCGATACATTAGAGTTTACCCGTACCTACGCTTTGCCAGGTAGTTTACCAATGTTCTGTCATGCCCCTAACCATTACCCTCCTTGGCATTCTAGCCCTTATTGCGCTTATTTCGCTGGTTCGTATTCATGCTTTTCTGGCGTTTTTGGCCGTTTCCATTGGGGTTGGCCTGGCACTTGGTTTGGCACCGCTAGCTGTTTTAGATGCCATTCAGAAAGGCATTGGCGGTACGCTGGGCTCCATAACGGCCATCATTGCCTTGGGGGCGATGCTGGGTAAACTAGTCGCACAAAGCGGGGCGGCTCAGCGCATTGCGGTCAACATCATGTCGCTGGTGGGTACTAAGCACGCCCGATGGGCCTTTCTGGTAACGGGCTTCATTGTGGGGCTGCCGCTTTTCTATTCCGTGGGATTCATGCTGCTGGCGCCACTGGTCATTACGGTTGCCTACCGGTATAAATTGCCCGCACTTTATATCGGACTGCCCATGCTGGCGTCATTATCGGTCACGCAGGGCTACCTTCCCCCCCACCCGGCCCCGCTGGCGATTCTTAAGCAATTCAACGCCGATATGGGCCTCACGCTCTTCTACGGCATCATTGTCTCCATTCCGGCCATTCTGATTTCGGGCGCGCTGTTCGGCTCGACGGTCAAACGGTACACAACTTTACCCAACCCGGCCTTCATCGCCCCCGACCTCCCCGACGATCAGATGCCCTCGGCTCCCATCAGTTTCCTGACCGTTTTATTACCCATTCTACTAATTGGCCTGAGTACGCTGCTGAGCCCGATGCTACCCGCCGGTTCGGTTAGCCAGCAGGTATTGCTGTTCGTGGGCGAACCCGTCGTGAGTATGTTCTGTGCGGTTCTGGTGGCTTCCGTTACGCTGGGCATCTGGCGGGGTAAGTCGATGCCAACGGTGACGGCCATGCTAGGCGAGTCGATCAAGGATGTGGCTTTGTTGTTCCTGATTTTTGGCGGAGCGGGTGCGCTGAAGCAGGTACTTACCGACGGCGGGGTGAACCAGGCCGTTGCTGACCTCATGCGCGACTCCACGCTGCATCCCTATGTGCTGGCCTGGGGTATGGCGGCTCTCATTCGGGTGTGCGTCGGGTCCTCAACGGTATCGGGTATTACCACCGCCGGGTTCGTTACGCCCATGCTCAGTGCGCCGGGTGTAGAGCCCAATTTGATGGTACTAAGTATCGGGGCGGGGAGCATGATGTTCTCGCACGTCAACGATACGGGTTTCTGGCTGTTCCGGGAGTATTTTCAACTCTCCATGGCCGATACCTTAAAGACGTGGTCCGTCATGGAAACGCTGGTTTCGGTGAGTGGACTGGCCGGAGTGATGGTGCTGAGCTGGGTGCTGGGGTGATGCCGTAAAGCATTATTTTTTTACCAATTAAGTATTCCGTATCCTTGGTCTGTAAGGACACTATAGCCTAAAGCGGTTTATGAAGACACCGACCAAAGATGAACCATCGTGGATGATAAAACCGCCTTTAAAAATGTAAAATAAGCTGGGTTTGTACCCCAATGTTGTAAGAATTATAGTCTCTGAATTGATAAAGTATGGTGTTATCCGGCTTGTAAAACAGATAACTGGCTGTTGGCTGGATAAGCCAGGAGAGTTTAGAACTGATTTTATAATCCAAGCCAATTCCGACAATAGCACTAGTTTTGACAGGATCATTACTGACCGACTTATTTTTCCCAAAAATAGCTCCAGCTGAAAAATAGGGTGCTAAACGCCGTTCCGAAAGTCTGTAATTAATCAGAACAGGAAGTTGAATATATTCCGTAGTTAATTTAATGTCGTTGCTCTGTGGCGTCTTGACGTATGACGTACCCCGACTATAAAGTACGCCTATTGAAAAATCCCATTTGCGGTTAAACTTATAGCGGGCCGTTAATCCAGCTGATGACTCCAGACTATATCCGGATGACTTTGTTTCCGAGCCATCGTAAGCGGAGTAAACCTGATAGGCATAATTACCATGGTTAAACCAATAGGTTGGTGCAACTGAAACTCTACTTTGAGCCAATACAAAAGTGCTCGATGCCAAAAAGAAGAAAAGTGTTTTCATAGTCGAAGTTGTTTTGAGTAAGGATACAGAAACAACTGAAATGGTTGTATAAAAAATTAATGGCAATTCAGTTTTAATGCTATTTTATTGTCATACTATCAACCGGGCTGCTGATAAGCTCTGAAAAACTGACATCACAATAAATCCTACTAACAAACATTACTTTTTATCGACTCAGTAGTACTATTCTTTAAACGGTCGTAAATTTAAGCTTCCAATTACTCAACGCATCATTGGAAAGCTCAACGACATCTTATCCTTATACTACAGATGCTGCCCTGTGGGATGATTTCCTGAGCGGCAGTAAACAGGCATACGCTTTTCTGTACCATAAATACGCCCCTACCCTCTACAACTACGGCTATAAAATCGCTCAGAATCGGGAGCTAACCGAAGATTGCCTGCAAGACCTGTTCCTGACCATTCTGGAAACCCGCGAACGACTCGGCCGTACTGATTCTATCAAGTTCTACCTCATGCGTTCGCTTCGGCGGGAGATTGTCCGTAAGCTTAGCAACGAACAGCGATTCGACCATGACGCCGATCATCTGGACTTCGCCATCGAGTTTTATTACGAACCCACCTGGCTCGACCGGCAGATTTCGCAGGAGCAATCGACGCTGCTGCTGTATGAGCTGAACAACCTCCCCGCCCGCCAGAAAGAGGCCCTGTTCCTGAAGTATTTCGACAATCTCAGCTACGAGGAAATTGCCGGGATTATGGGCATCGAGCAAACATCCGTCTACAAAATCGTGTACAAAGCCATTGCGTCCCTTCAAAAACGCATACCAACCAACACTGTTTTTCTGCTTTTGGCATTCATCCGATAAAATCTAGTAAAAAAGTAGGGATACCGAGGGATAATCTGCTGCCCGAAGCTCTTTGTTGAGTATACGCCAGCCGGTTTCCGTAGATGAATACGCCTTCACCCGATTACAGCCGTTACTCCCTCAACGAGTTTGTGCTCGATGACTCATTCCGCCAGTGGGTTCTGCAACCCAACGAGCAGAGTATGACGTTCTGGCATGGCTTCATGCTTCAGCATCCAGAAAAACAAGCCATCGTCGATGAAGCCGCTTCGTTACTACTGCACCTGAACGTTCGCTTTAACGACCTGACAAATGCGAGTCAGGAGCGAATCTGGCAGGCGCTAAACCAGGCCTTTGATGAGCACGAGGCCAAACAGGTAAGTGTCCGCCCGCTGACGGGCTGGCAGCGTTTCCTGGGGCAACGAGCCTCCTTTGGCTGGCAGTTGGCCGCATCCATAACGGGTTTTCTGCTGCTAGTTGGTGGGCTTACGTACTATAAGTTACTCCCTAAAGAACAGCGCATTCACACGGCTTTCGGCGAGAACAAGACCGTTACGCTGCCCGACGGCTCAACGGTACTCCTGAATGGCAACACCACCCTTACCTATACCGATGGCTGGACCGACGGCAAATCCCGCGAGGTCTGGCTCGATGGCGAAGGTTTTTTTACCGTTACGAAAAAGAGCCACCGGGGCGGCCGGGTAAAGTTCGTGACGCACACATCCGGGCTGGATATTATCGTGCTTGGCACGCAGTTCAACGTGAACACCCGCCGGGGCAGTACGGCCGTTACGCTGGTGGAAGGTAAGGTGCAACTGTCTAAACCCGACGAGCCAGCGGGCAAGGTGATCGAGATGAAGCCCGGCCAGTTTGCCGCCACGAAACCCTCGATCGAAGCCGTCGAGATTCGGGAGGAGAAACCCCAACTGCACACGTCCTGGGTTGAGCATCAGTTTGTATTCGAGAACACGGCGCTGAGCGACATTGCCCAGCAGCTTCACGACACCTACGGGCTGGAAATTGTCTTTGAAGACAGTGACCTGGCCAACCGTCGGTTTACGGGTAATCTGTCGGATCAGAGCATCGAGACCCTGTTAGCTACCCTTTCGCTCACATTCGACCTGACGGCTCATCGCAACGGCGACCGTATCAGTTTACGTCATAACCCCTGATTGAGTCAACAACTTTTCTTACATCTCTCTTTATGAAAAACAAGTATCTTCTCCTTTCTATGCTTATGGGCGGAGTCTACACCCTGCCGCAACCCAGCGTTGCGCAGGTACTGACACGCGCCCAGCCAGCCTACGAAAGCAACGCCCGAGGGCAACAAGCTGAGGCACCGGCTGGTCAGCACAGCCGCCGGAGCCGTTCGCTCAAAAAAGCCCTGTCTGAACTCGAACGACGCTTCAACGTCAACTTCGCCTATGATGAACAAGTCGTGGCCGGTCGGCAGACCGACACCGACCTGGAAGGCCTCTCGCTCGAACAGGCGCTCAATCAACTGATCGAATCGCAGGGGCTGCGCTACCGAAAAGTGAACGCCAACCTGTTTGCCATTCAGGCGGCACCCGCCAAAAGAGTGGGCATGGCCCTGCCTGCCGAAAGCCCCGCTCCTGCGCTGGCAACCGTTAGTAACATACCGACCGGCGTAACGGAAGCCCCACAGCTTAAGCGCATCACGGGGCAAATCACCGACGAAAACAACCAGGGATTGCCCGGCGCCAACGTCATTGAAAAAGGAACGACGACAGGTGCCACAACCGATGCCAACGGCAATTTTGTGCTGAATGTCAGCGACAATGCCACGACGCTAACGATTTCCAGCGTGGGCTACGCCAGTCAGGATGTAGCGATCGGCAACAACACGGTCGTGAACGTTAAACTCGTTCCCGACGACAGAACTCTGAATGAGGTAGTCGTGATCGGTTACCAGACTGTTCGTAAGCGGGACGTAACCGGTGCCAATGACGTGATCAGCCCCGCGCAGGCCAACAAAGTAACGGCC is a window of Spirosoma linguale DSM 74 DNA encoding:
- a CDS encoding gluconate transporter (TIGRFAM: gluconate transporter~PFAM: Gluconate transporter; Citrate transporter~KEGG: tau:Tola_0779 gluconate transporter), encoding MPLTITLLGILALIALISLVRIHAFLAFLAVSIGVGLALGLAPLAVLDAIQKGIGGTLGSITAIIALGAMLGKLVAQSGAAQRIAVNIMSLVGTKHARWAFLVTGFIVGLPLFYSVGFMLLAPLVITVAYRYKLPALYIGLPMLASLSVTQGYLPPHPAPLAILKQFNADMGLTLFYGIIVSIPAILISGALFGSTVKRYTTLPNPAFIAPDLPDDQMPSAPISFLTVLLPILLIGLSTLLSPMLPAGSVSQQVLLFVGEPVVSMFCAVLVASVTLGIWRGKSMPTVTAMLGESIKDVALLFLIFGGAGALKQVLTDGGVNQAVADLMRDSTLHPYVLAWGMAALIRVCVGSSTVSGITTAGFVTPMLSAPGVEPNLMVLSIGAGSMMFSHVNDTGFWLFREYFQLSMADTLKTWSVMETLVSVSGLAGVMVLSWVLG
- a CDS encoding RNA polymerase, sigma-24 subunit, ECF subfamily (TIGRFAM: RNA polymerase sigma factor, sigma-70 family~PFAM: Sigma-70 region 4 type 2; sigma-70 region 2 domain protein~KEGG: dat:HRM2_05770 RpoE), translating into MESSTTSYPYTTDAALWDDFLSGSKQAYAFLYHKYAPTLYNYGYKIAQNRELTEDCLQDLFLTILETRERLGRTDSIKFYLMRSLRREIVRKLSNEQRFDHDADHLDFAIEFYYEPTWLDRQISQEQSTLLLYELNNLPARQKEALFLKYFDNLSYEEIAGIMGIEQTSVYKIVYKAIASLQKRIPTNTVFLLLAFIR
- a CDS encoding anti-FecI sigma factor, FecR (PFAM: FecR protein~KEGG: nwi:Nwi_1339 FecR protein), with translation MNTPSPDYSRYSLNEFVLDDSFRQWVLQPNEQSMTFWHGFMLQHPEKQAIVDEAASLLLHLNVRFNDLTNASQERIWQALNQAFDEHEAKQVSVRPLTGWQRFLGQRASFGWQLAASITGFLLLVGGLTYYKLLPKEQRIHTAFGENKTVTLPDGSTVLLNGNTTLTYTDGWTDGKSREVWLDGEGFFTVTKKSHRGGRVKFVTHTSGLDIIVLGTQFNVNTRRGSTAVTLVEGKVQLSKPDEPAGKVIEMKPGQFAATKPSIEAVEIREEKPQLHTSWVEHQFVFENTALSDIAQQLHDTYGLEIVFEDSDLANRRFTGNLSDQSIETLLATLSLTFDLTAHRNGDRISLRHNP